AAAAGTTACTATAAGAGAGATAGCAAAAACAGCTGGGGTTTCTACTGCAACAGTTTCTCGTGCTTTATCTGGAGTGGGCTATGTAAGTGAAGAAACAAAGAAAAAAATTATAGAAATAAGTGAAAAGCTTGGATACAAATTAGAAAAGAAAAAACATAAAAAGACTTTAACTAAAGTAATTGGCGTAATAGTTACAGATGTAACAAATCCATTTTTTACACAAGTAGTAAGAGGCATAGAAGATACTTTGAACAACATGGGATATAGCCTTATTTTATGTAATAGTGATGAAGATATTGAAAAAGAAAAAGAGTATTTTAGAGTTTTAGAGAGTAAAAAAGTAGATGGGATTATTCTTACTCCTGCGGGAGGAAGCCATAAGCATTTACTCCATTATTTAAAAAAGGATATTCCCATTGTCCTTTTAGATAGATTGATCGAGGAAGTAGAATTAGATGCGGTAATTATTGATAATGTTGCTGGAGCTTATGAAGGGGTAAAACATTTAATTCAACAAGGTTATAGAAAAATTGGAGCAATTATTGGACCTTTAAGTGTAATGACTTCAAAGGAGAGATTAGAAGGATATAAAAAGGCATTGGAAGAGGCAGGTATAGAAATTAGAGAAGATTTTGTAGAAAATGGTGAATATACTCAAAATGGGGGATATAGGGCTGTTAAAAAGCTTCTTTCAAAAGGGAAGATTGATGCCCTTTTTATTGCTAACAATGTAATGACTATAGGAGCTATGCTTGCTATTTCAGAACTAAATATAAATGTTCCGGAAGAATTGGGGATTGTAGGTTTTGATGATATTGATTTGGCACCTCTATTGAAATGTCCCTTAACTACAATCTCTCAGCCTACATATTTAATTGGAGTAAATTCCGCCCAAATTCTAATAAGGAGATTGCAAGGAAAAGGGAAGAAAGAAAAAGAGATTGTGGTTTTAAAACCTCGGTTAATAGTAAGGGAATCAAGTAGAAGAATGATTTTAAAGGAGGATAGGAGGTGAGAAGATTTTAAGTTTTTCTTGTTATGGAAAATTTTTCAAGGGGAGGTTAAATATATGAAAAAGTTAATTCTTAGTATTTTAATGATTGCATTACTTTTAACTTTTGCTACTGTTGCCCAAGCAAAAAAGACTATTTATTTTAATACTCTTTTCCATAGTGGCGATGCTCAGGCAATGGAAAAAATTGTCAAACTTGTAAATGAAACCCAAAAAGATTATTACGTAGATCTTACTCAGGGACAATGGGAAAATTATTATGCTCAGCTTTTTAATGCAGTAGTAGCAGGAAATCCACCACATCTCGGCATTTGTCATACTAACATGTTCCCATCTATGAAAGATGCTTTGACTCCTTTAGACAAGAGTCCTGCAGGAAATCTGCTTAAAATTGTGGGAATAGATAAAAATAATTATATACCACAATTATGGAAAGCTGCTAATATTGATGGAGCACAGTATGGGGTACCCTTGGATACTCATATGTGGGCAATGTGGTATAACAAAAAGATCTTTAAGGAGGCAGGACTCGATCCAGAGAAACCCCCAACAAATTTAGAAGAACTTACTAAAGCAGCGGAAGCTATAAAGAAGGCAGGTTATTACGCAGTTCATTTTGCGGAAGATGCTTTACCAAGGAAAATTATGAGGGCATGGTATATATTTTATTGGCAGTTAGGAGGAGAATTGTTTGATAAAAATTATACAAAAGCTACTTTCAATAATTCAAGAGGGCTGAGGGCTTTAAAATTCCTTGTAGATTCAGTTTTGAAATATAAGTGGAACGAACCAGGAACCGATGGATTCAAACAATTTGCCAGTGGAAGATTAGGAATACTATTTGCTGGAAATTGGTACTATCCTACTGCTGTTTCTGCTGGGATAGATTTTGGGGTAGCTCCCATTCCTAAAATTTTCTATTA
This region of Dictyoglomus sp. NZ13-RE01 genomic DNA includes:
- a CDS encoding LacI family transcriptional regulator produces the protein MKKVTIREIAKTAGVSTATVSRALSGVGYVSEETKKKIIEISEKLGYKLEKKKHKKTLTKVIGVIVTDVTNPFFTQVVRGIEDTLNNMGYSLILCNSDEDIEKEKEYFRVLESKKVDGIILTPAGGSHKHLLHYLKKDIPIVLLDRLIEEVELDAVIIDNVAGAYEGVKHLIQQGYRKIGAIIGPLSVMTSKERLEGYKKALEEAGIEIREDFVENGEYTQNGGYRAVKKLLSKGKIDALFIANNVMTIGAMLAISELNINVPEELGIVGFDDIDLAPLLKCPLTTISQPTYLIGVNSAQILIRRLQGKGKKEKEIVVLKPRLIVRESSRRMILKEDRR